AGGAGAGCCTCGCCGTGCTGCGCGCGGTCGAGGACAGCGGGGTCGAGGTGCAGATCGGCTACAACCGGCGTTTCGACGCCGGTTGCGTGGCCGCGCGCAAGGCGGTGGTGAGCGGCGAACTCGGTCCGCTGCACACCGTCCGCTCGACCACGCTGGACCCGGCGCCGCCGCCGGCCGCCTACATCGCCGCGTCGGGCGGGATCTTCCGGGACTGCGCCGTGCACGACTTCGACATCGTGCGCTGGGTCACCGGCCGGGAGGTCACCGAGGTGTACGCGACGGGCGGCAACCGCGGGGCCGAGTACATCGCCGCCGCGGGCGACGTCGACACGGCGTCGGCCCTGCTCACCCTCGACGACGGCACGCTCGCCGTCGTCTCCAACACCCGCCACAACGCCCGCGGTCACGACGTTCGGCTGGAACTGCACGGCATGAAGGACAGTATCGCCGTGGGCCTGGAGGACCGGCTGCCGCTGCGCTCCGTGGAGCCGGGCGCCACCTTCCCCGCCGGTACGCCGCACACGTTCTTCCTCGACCGCTTCGCCGACGCCTACCGGGCCGAACTCAGGGCATTCACCGAGGTGGTCGCGGGCCGTAGCACCTCGCCGTGCACAGTGGCGGACGCCGTCGAGGCGAGCTGGATCGCGGAGGCCTGCACCCTGTCGCTGGCGGAACACCGTCCGGTGCGGCTGGAGGACGTCCGCAAGGGGTGACGTCCGGCGTCACCACGGCGGCCGCGCACCCCAACACCGTTCCGTTTGTGAGCGTTGGGGCGTTCGCCCTGCGCGTGGTCGGAGAGTGGATAGCGTGCGGTGGTCAGCGTTCATGTGAGTGTGCACCACGTGCACGAGGGGGAAAGTTTCACATGGGAAGCGGAAGCATGCGTGCGTCCAGAGCCCTGGTCCGGTTGATCCTCGCC
Above is a genomic segment from Streptomyces sp. R21 containing:
- a CDS encoding Gfo/Idh/MocA family oxidoreductase, with protein sequence MRIGILGLGRIGAFHASTLAGLDTVDSLVVTDPVAAAAASAAERLGAIAVDSPEVLLASGVDGVVIAAATDAHPALIVAAVRAGVPVFCEKPVARTVEESLAVLRAVEDSGVEVQIGYNRRFDAGCVAARKAVVSGELGPLHTVRSTTLDPAPPPAAYIAASGGIFRDCAVHDFDIVRWVTGREVTEVYATGGNRGAEYIAAAGDVDTASALLTLDDGTLAVVSNTRHNARGHDVRLELHGMKDSIAVGLEDRLPLRSVEPGATFPAGTPHTFFLDRFADAYRAELRAFTEVVAGRSTSPCTVADAVEASWIAEACTLSLAEHRPVRLEDVRKG